The following are from one region of the Betaproteobacteria bacterium genome:
- the sdhD gene encoding succinate dehydrogenase, hydrophobic membrane anchor protein, producing the protein MVKRIVVGAHYGLRDWLMQRITAVVITAFAVILGVAICLQPTGDYESWKSLWSHGFIRFAALLAVISLLLHAWIGVRDIFMDYIKSTGLRLGLQVLVILALVLYGAWSVQILWSA; encoded by the coding sequence ATGGTAAAGCGCATCGTGGTAGGGGCCCACTACGGCCTGCGCGACTGGCTCATGCAGCGCATCACCGCCGTGGTGATCACGGCGTTCGCCGTGATCCTGGGGGTCGCGATCTGTCTGCAGCCCACAGGTGACTATGAGAGCTGGAAATCCCTGTGGAGTCACGGTTTTATACGCTTTGCGGCGCTGCTCGCCGTGATCAGTCTGCTGCTGCACGCCTGGATCGGCGTGCGCGACATCTTCATGGATTACATCAAGTCTACCGGGCTGCGGCTCGGCCTGCAGGTACTCGTCATTCTGGCCCTGGTGCTCTATGGCGCCTGGTCCGTTCAGATTCTCTGGAGCGCATGA